In the genome of Sphingopyxis sp. YF1, the window GTCGGCCGAGGCCACCGTCGTGCGCAACTATCTCGACACGCTGATCGGCCTGCCGTGGGGCAAGAAGTCGAAGCTCAAGAAGGATATCGCCAAGGCGCAGGACATTCTCGACGCCGACCATTTCGCGCTCGAAAAGGTCAAGGACCGCATTGTCGAATATCTGGCGGTGCAGGCGCGTACCAACAAGCTCAAGGGCCCGATCCTGTGCCTCGTCGGCCCCCCGGGGGTCGGCAAGACCTCGCTCGGCCGCAGCATCGCGAAGGCGACCGGCCGCGAATTCGTGCGCCAGTCGCTCGGCGGCGTGCGCGACGAGGCCGAAATCCGCGGCCACCGCCGCACCTATATCGGCTCGCTGCCGGGCAAGATCGTGACCAACCTCAAGAAGGCGGGCACGATGAACCCGCTGTTCCTGCTCGACGAGATCGACAAGCTGGGTCAGGACTTCCGCGGCGATCCGGCCTCGGCGCTGCTCGAGGTGCTCGACCCCGAACAGAATGCGAAGTTCCAGGACCATTATCTGGAAATCGACGTCGACCTCAGCGACATCATGTTCGTCACCACGGCAAACTCGCTCAACCTGCCGCAGCCGCTGCTCGACCGCATGGAGATCATCCGGCTCGAAGGCTATACCGAGGATGAGAAGGTCGAGATCGCCAAGCGTCACCTGATCGCGAAGCAGGTCGAGGCGCACGGGCTGAAGGCCGGCGAGTTCGAGCTGACCGACGAAGGCCTGCGCGACCTCATCCGTTACTACACCCGCGAAGCCGGCGTGCGCACGCTCGAGCGCGAGATCGCCAAGCTCGCGCGCAAGGCGCTGCGCCGCATCCTCGAGGGCAAGATCGAAAGCGTGGTGATCACGCCCGAAAATCTCGCCGACTTCTCGGGCGTTCGGAAATACAAGCACGGCATCAGCGATCTCGAGGACCAGATCGGCGCCGTCACCGGGCTCGCCTGGACCGAGGTCGGCGGCGAATTGCTCACGATCGAGGCGGTGACCGCATCGGGCAAGGGGCAGGTGCGCACCACGGGCAAGCTCGGCGAGGTGATGACCGAATCGGTGCAGGCGGCGCTGTCGTTCGTGAAGGCGCGCGCGCCGTCCTACGGCATCAAGCCCAGCCTGTTCGCGCGCAAGGACATCCACATCCACCTGCCCGAAGGGGCGGTTCCCAAGGATGGTCCGTCGGCGGGCGTCGGCATGGTCACCGCGATGATCTCGACGCTCACCGGCATCGCGGTGCGCAAGGACGTTGCGATGACGGGCGAAGTGACGCTGCGCGGCCGCGTCCTGGCGATCGGCGGGCTCAAGGAAAAGCTGCTCGCGGCGCTGCGCGGCGGGATCAAGACCGTCCTGATTCCCGAGGAAAATGAGAAGGATCTGGTCGAGATTCCGAAGAACATCACCGAAGGGTTGCGCATCGTTCCGGTCAGCCACGTCGACCAGGTTCTGGCCGAAGCCCTCGTCGCGCCGGTCGAGCCGATCGAGTGGACCGAGGCCGACGAATTGGCGGCGTCGCCGCCGATCGCGACCGCGACCGACCCCGAGAGCGCGATTCGCCACTGACCTTGGTCGGCAGCGAACGCACTCTTCGTCGCAAAATCGTCATTTTATGGAGTTTCCGGCCATTTTTTGCTTTGACAAGGCATGGCTAAACATCGTTAGTGGCGCGCCATGGCTCCGGGCCATGAATCATTCATTCAACAATCCACAGGGGTTCCTTAGGCATGAACAAACAAGACCTGATCGCCGCCGTCGCTGACTCGAGCGGCCTGACCAAGGGTGACGCGAGCAAGGCGGTCGAAGCGGTCTTCGACGCGATCACCGGCTCGCTCAAGAAGGGCGGCGAAGTCCGTCTCGTCGGCTTCGGCACCTTTGCCGTCAGCCAGCGCAAGGCGTCGACCGGCCGCAACCCGCGCACCGGCGAAACGATGACCATCGCGGCGTCGAACCAGCCGAAGTTCAAGGCCGGCAAGGCCCTCAAGGATGCCGTCAACTAAGCTTGGCGCTACCTTTTGGTGAAAAACATCTCGGGCCGCGGCGCAAGCTGCGGCCCGATTTGTTTTGAGGGGCCTTTATTGGCAAAATCGCCGTTGCAATCGCCGCCGCAGCGGCTATGGACGTCCGGCTTTCGGACGCGGCGCTGCCGCTTCGGTCCGGGACGGGCGCGTAGCTCAGCGGTAGAGCACACCCTTCACACGGGTGGGGTCACAGGTTCAATCCCTGTCGCGCCCACCACGGCGCCGGGGCAAAACCCCGGATGACCAGCCCATTCATCGCCTATTCAATGCATTCGCATTAGGAATCCGGCCATGTTCCGCACTCTGACCACTTCACTGGCCTCTGCCCTGTTGCTCGTCGCCGCGGGAAGCCCCGCCGAAGCGCGCGGCGACCGCGATCAGGATCATCTGCGCGAAGCCGCCGCGCAGGGGAAGGTCATTCCGCTCAACCGGCTGATCGCCGACGTCAAGTCGCGCCCGCCTTACAGCGACATGACCTATCTCGGCGGGCCGCAGTTCGACGCGCAGCGAATGGTCTATGCGCTCAAATTCATGGATGGCAGCCAGGTCGTCGTCGTCTATGTCGACGCGCGGACCGGACGGATCGTCGGCCGCAAACCCTGACATTCCTGCAACGACAATTTGCGATGGCCGTTGCGGGTGATACACAACGGTCGACAGATGCCGGATACCACCGGCGCGAAGGAAAGGCGTGCGCATGCGGATTTTGATTGTCGAAGACGAACCCACGCTGGGTCCGCAACTGAAAGCGACGCTGGAAGGAGCCGGCTATGCCGTCGATCTGGCGACCGACGGCGAAGACGGGCATTTTCTCGGCTCGACCGAAACCTATGATGCGGCGATCCTTGATCTCGGGCTGCCCGAAATCGACGGGCTGACCGTGCTCGACCGCTGGCGCAAGGAAAAGCGCAATTTTCCTGTGCTGGTGCTCACCGCGCGCGACAGCTGGTCGGACAAGGTCGCCGGACTCGATGCCGGTGCCGACGATTATCTCGCCAAGCCGTTCCAGACCGAGGAACTGATCGCACGCCTGCGCGCGCTGATCCGCCGTGCGTCGGGCAATGCGTCCAGCGAACTGATCGCGGGCAGCGTGCGGCTCGACACGCGTTCGGGCCGCGTCACGCTCGACGGCGCGCCGGTCAAGCTCACCGCGCAGGAATATAAGCTGCTGTCCTATCTGCTCCATCACAAGGGCAAGGTCGTGTCGCGCACCGAGCTGATCGAGCATATCTATGATCAGGACTTCGATCGCGATTCGAACACGATCGAGGTGTTCGTGACGCGCATCCGCAAAAAGCTGGGCGCCGACATCATCACCACCATCCGCGGTCTCGGCTACCAGCTCGACGACCCGCAGGGCTGAGCCGGCCGGCCATGGCCGACGCCGAAGCTGCCCCGATCGATACGACCGGCGCCGGGGAGGCGGTGAAGCCGGTCGTGCTGGCGAGCCGGATCACCGGCTCGCTCGCGCGGCGCATGATCGCGATCGCGGCGCTGTGGATATCGGTGCTGCTGATCGGCGGCGGGTTCGCGCTCGACCGCGTGCTGACCGGCGCGATCACGCGCAATTTCGATTCGAGCCTCGAATATGTGCTGATCGCGATGATCCGCTCGTCGGAAATCGGCCCCGACGGCGAGGTGCGGCTGATCGAGCCGCTCGGCGACCAGCGGTTCCTCGAACCCTATTCGGGCCTCTACTGGCAGATCAGCGGCGGCAATCAGGAGCCGTATCGCTCGCGCTCGCTGTGGGAACGCACGCTCAAGGCGCCGGTGCCGCATATCGACAATGACATCCACACCTATGACAGCGCGCAATTTCCCGACGAGGAGCTTCGCGTGCTTGAACGCAACGTCATCCTTCCGGGCAGCAAGGTCAACTGGCGCTTCCAGATCGCCCAGTCGCGCGAGGCGCTCGATCTTCAGAACCGCGCGGTGCGGCAGACGCTCGTCCCCAGCCTTGCGCTGCTCGGGCTCGGGCTGATCGTGCTGGCGGCGCTCCAGACCTTCTACGGCCTGTGGCCGCTGCGTCACATCCGCCGCGCGATCGCCGCGATGCGCGGCGGGCAGCAGCGCCGCGTCGTCGCGCCGCTACCGCTCGAAGTGCAGCCGATGGTCGATGAACTCAACGCGCTGCTCGCGCACAACGAGAAACAGGCCGAGGAAGCGCGGCTCCATGCGGGCAACCTCGCGCACGCGCTCAAGACGCCGCTGACGGTGCTCGTCAACAGCGCCACGGGCGATACCTCGCCGCTCGCCGAAACGGTGCGGCGCGAGGCCGCGACGATGCAGCGACAGGTCGAGCACCACCTCGCGCGCGCGCGCGCCGTCGGCCGTCGCGGGTCGACGCAGGCGCGCGCGAACGTCCGCGACAGCGTCGACAGCGTCTCGCGCGCGGTAGCCTTGCTCTATCCCGACGTGCGGCTCGACGCCGAAGGCGATCCGGCGCTGGTCGCGCGCGTCGAACGGCAGGATCTCGACGAGCTGATCGGCAACCTGCTCGAAAATGCCGCCAAATATGGCGGGGGCAGTGTGTTCGTTACCGTCCGCCGCGAGGGAGGCATGGCCGAAATCCTCGTCGAGGATGACGGCCCGGGCATTTCGCCGACCGACCGCGTCCGCGTCATCGACCGCGGCGTCCGCCTCGACAGCAACAAGCCCGGCACTGGGCTCGGCCTTGCGATCGTGCGCGACGTCGCCGAAATCTACGGCGGCAGCATCGCGCTCGAGGAGAGCGAGGATCTGGGCGGGCTGCTCGTGCGGCTCAGACTGCCGGCGGGGTAGGGCAAAGGTCGGTTTTGGGGTGGGAAGCGGACTCGTCCATTTCCAGTCGTCATCCCGGCCTTCGCCGGGATGACGGAAAATGACCGAAGTCCGCCCTCCGTGCTCCCCGGCGAAAGCCGGGGTCCATTGCAGAAACACGCCGGGTTCGTGTCGGCATTCTGGGCCCCGGCTTTCGCCGGGGTGCGCATCTCTATCGGCGACTAACGGTCGAAACCCGCCTCAGGCAGCGGTTACCACCAATCCGCGCTGCACGCCCGGCCGCGCCAGCCCGGCGTCGAGCCAGCGCTGCACATGGCCGAAGCGTTCGAACCCGACGATCTCGGCGGCATCGTAGAAACCGATCAGGTTGCGGACCCAGCCGAGCAGCGAAATGTCGGCGATGCTGTAGCCTTCGTCGATGATCCACTCGCGCGTCGCCAGCCGCTCGTCGAGCACGCCGAGCAGTCGCGCCGATTCGGTCGCGTAGCGGTCGCGCGGGCGCTTGTCCGCATAGTCCTTGCCGGCGAAGCGGTGGAAAAAGCCGAGCTGGCCGAATATCGGCCCGGCGCCGCCCATCTGCCACATCAGCCACTGGATCGTCTCATAGCGCGTCGCGGGATCGGCCGAGAGGAACCGGCCGGTCTTGTCGGCGAGATAGATCAGGATCGCGCCCGATTCGAACAGCGCGAGCGGCTTGCCGCCGGGCCCGTCGGGGTCGTAGATCGCCGGGATCTTGCCATTGGGGTTGAGCGCGAGGAAGGCGGGGTCGTGGCTTTCGTTCGCCATGATGTCGATGCGGTGCGGCTCATAGGGCAGGCCGGTCTCTTCGAGCATGATGCCGACCTTGACCCCGTTCGGGGTCGGCGCGGAGAAAAGCTGGAGCCGGTCGGGATGCGCGGCGGGCCATTTGGCGAAAATCGGGTGGTCGAGGCTCATGCTTCCTGCTCCCGCTTCGCCTGCTTGTGGTGGCGGATCACCTCGTCGATGATGAAGCGCAGGAATTTCTCGCTGAATTCGGGGTCGAGGTCGGCGTCGCGCGCCAGTTCGCGCAGCCGCCCGATCTGGCGCTCCTCGCGTAGCGGATCGGCGGGGGGCAGGCCGCCCTTCCCCTTGAGTTCGCCGACCGCCTTGGTCACCTTGAAGCGCTCGGCGAGCATATAGACGAGCGCCGCGTCGATATTGTCGATGCTCTGGCGGTAACGGCTGAGTTGGTCGTCCATGTGCGGCTCCTCTTATGCACGGCCCGCTTGGCACCCGGCAGGGGGCGCTGGCAAGCCGAAAGTCGTTGCAAATTGGCCTTTGCGGGGCCAAGGGTCGCCGCGTCATGAGTGCCGAAATCTACCGTCTTCACGGCGACACGCCGCCTTCGCTCGACCCGATGATGGCGCTCGTCGCCGCCGACATGAACGAGGTCAATGCGGTCATTCTGGATCGCATGCAGTCCGAAGTGCCGCTGATCCCCGAACTCGCCGGGCATCTGATCGCGGGCGGCGGCAAGCGCATGCGGCCGATGCTGACGCTCGCGTGCGGCAAGCTGCTCGACTATCCGGGGCGCCGCCACTGCAAGCTCGCCGCCGCGGTCGAGTTCATCCACACCGCGACCTTGCTCCACGACGATGTCGTCGACGGATCCGATCTGCGTCGCGGGCGCAAGACCGCGAACCTGATCTGGGGCAACAGCGCGTCGGTGCTGGTCGGCGACTTCCTGTTCAGCCGTGCCTTCGAGGTGATGGTCGAGGACGGCTCGCTCAAGGTACTGAAGATCCTGAGCCGCGCGTCGGCGGTGATCGCCGAGGGCGAGGTCAACCAGCTGTCGGCGCAGCGCCGGATCGAGACGAGCGAAGACCAGTATCTCGCGATCATCAACGCCAAGACCGCCGAACTGTTCGCGGCGGCGTGCAAGATCGCCGCTGTGGTGGCCGAGCGCGACGACGCTACCGAGGCGGCACTCGACGCCTATGGCCGCAACCTCGGCATCGCCTTCCAGCTCGTCGACGACGCGATCGACTATGTTTCGGATGCCGAGACGATGGGCAAGGGTGTCGGCGACGATTTCCGCGACGGCAAGGTCACCTTGCCGGTCATCCTCGCTTATGCGCGCGGTACGCCCGAGGAGCGCGAGTTCTGGAAACTCGCGATCGTCGGCCACCGCACGTCGGACGAGGACCTCGCCCATGCGACCAGCCTGCTGCACAAGCATGACGCGATCGCCGACACGCTGGCGCGCGCGCGCCATTACGGCCAGCGCGCGGTCGACGCGATCGGCGGCTTCCGCGCCAGCCAGGCGAAGTCGGCGCTGACCGAAGCGGTCGCCTTCGCGGTCGCGCGCGCTTATTGAGGCGCGGCGATGGCGATGACGGGCCCAGCGGCGGAAAGCCCCGACGCCTATATCGCCGCGCTTTCGGGGTGGCAGTTCGAACGCTGCACCATGCTCCGCGCTGCGGTGATGCGCGCCGCCGCGTTCGACGAGACGATCAAATGGACCAATCTTGTCTTCATGGCGAACGGGCCGTGCATCCTGATCCGCGCCGAGGCGCATCGCGTGCTGCTCGGTTTCTGGCGTGGCAAAAGGCTGCGCGGCATCGAGCCGCGGATCAGGGCGAGCGGCAAATATGAGCTCGGCAACCTGGTGATGACCGAGGCGACCGAGGTCGATCCCGCGGTCGTCGAACGGCTCGCGGCGGAGGCGTACCGGCTTAATTTCGACATCGGCAATCCGTCGACACGAACATGACCCTGCACCTGCCGATCGACGCCGTGCTGCCCGATATCATGGCGGCGCTGACGCTGAAGCCCAATGCGGTCGTCGTCGCGCCGCCGGGCGCGGGCAAGACGACGCGCGTCGCTCCGGCGATCCTCGACCAGCCGTGGTGCAAGGGCGCGGTGTGGCTGCTGTCGCCGCGCCGTCTGGCTGCGCGCGCCGCCGCCGAGCGGATCTCGGAAGAAATGGGCACGCCGGTCGGCGGCCTGGTCGGCTATGCGACGCGGCTCGACAGCAAGCAGTCGAACGCGACCCGGTTGCTGGT includes:
- the lon gene encoding endopeptidase La, with translation MSQTFPLLPLRDIVVFPHMIVPLFVGRDRSVAALEVAMEADKEIFLVAQLDPGEDDPQRDDLYDVGVIATVLQLLKLPDGTVRVLVEGKERAKLVGLENDDKAVLAHVTAVADAEDDSVDTAALMRSVVDQFENYAKLNKKMPAETAVQLSQIDDASRLADSVAGNLNIKVSDKQALLVEDAPAKRLEMVFAFMEGELGVLQVEKKIRGRVKRQMEKSQREYYLNEQLKAIQRELGNDNGEGGDDLAELAAKIEGMKMPKEAKAKAQAELKKLRAMAPMSAEATVVRNYLDTLIGLPWGKKSKLKKDIAKAQDILDADHFALEKVKDRIVEYLAVQARTNKLKGPILCLVGPPGVGKTSLGRSIAKATGREFVRQSLGGVRDEAEIRGHRRTYIGSLPGKIVTNLKKAGTMNPLFLLDEIDKLGQDFRGDPASALLEVLDPEQNAKFQDHYLEIDVDLSDIMFVTTANSLNLPQPLLDRMEIIRLEGYTEDEKVEIAKRHLIAKQVEAHGLKAGEFELTDEGLRDLIRYYTREAGVRTLEREIAKLARKALRRILEGKIESVVITPENLADFSGVRKYKHGISDLEDQIGAVTGLAWTEVGGELLTIEAVTASGKGQVRTTGKLGEVMTESVQAALSFVKARAPSYGIKPSLFARKDIHIHLPEGAVPKDGPSAGVGMVTAMISTLTGIAVRKDVAMTGEVTLRGRVLAIGGLKEKLLAALRGGIKTVLIPEENEKDLVEIPKNITEGLRIVPVSHVDQVLAEALVAPVEPIEWTEADELAASPPIATATDPESAIRH
- a CDS encoding chorismate mutase; translation: MDDQLSRYRQSIDNIDAALVYMLAERFKVTKAVGELKGKGGLPPADPLREERQIGRLRELARDADLDPEFSEKFLRFIIDEVIRHHKQAKREQEA
- a CDS encoding HAMP domain-containing sensor histidine kinase translates to MIAIAALWISVLLIGGGFALDRVLTGAITRNFDSSLEYVLIAMIRSSEIGPDGEVRLIEPLGDQRFLEPYSGLYWQISGGNQEPYRSRSLWERTLKAPVPHIDNDIHTYDSAQFPDEELRVLERNVILPGSKVNWRFQIAQSREALDLQNRAVRQTLVPSLALLGLGLIVLAALQTFYGLWPLRHIRRAIAAMRGGQQRRVVAPLPLEVQPMVDELNALLAHNEKQAEEARLHAGNLAHALKTPLTVLVNSATGDTSPLAETVRREAATMQRQVEHHLARARAVGRRGSTQARANVRDSVDSVSRAVALLYPDVRLDAEGDPALVARVERQDLDELIGNLLENAAKYGGGSVFVTVRREGGMAEILVEDDGPGISPTDRVRVIDRGVRLDSNKPGTGLGLAIVRDVAEIYGGSIALEESEDLGGLLVRLRLPAG
- a CDS encoding DUF1801 domain-containing protein, which translates into the protein MAMTGPAAESPDAYIAALSGWQFERCTMLRAAVMRAAAFDETIKWTNLVFMANGPCILIRAEAHRVLLGFWRGKRLRGIEPRIRASGKYELGNLVMTEATEVDPAVVERLAAEAYRLNFDIGNPSTRT
- a CDS encoding response regulator transcription factor, with product MRILIVEDEPTLGPQLKATLEGAGYAVDLATDGEDGHFLGSTETYDAAILDLGLPEIDGLTVLDRWRKEKRNFPVLVLTARDSWSDKVAGLDAGADDYLAKPFQTEELIARLRALIRRASGNASSELIAGSVRLDTRSGRVTLDGAPVKLTAQEYKLLSYLLHHKGKVVSRTELIEHIYDQDFDRDSNTIEVFVTRIRKKLGADIITTIRGLGYQLDDPQG
- a CDS encoding glutathione S-transferase N-terminal domain-containing protein, whose translation is MSLDHPIFAKWPAAHPDRLQLFSAPTPNGVKVGIMLEETGLPYEPHRIDIMANESHDPAFLALNPNGKIPAIYDPDGPGGKPLALFESGAILIYLADKTGRFLSADPATRYETIQWLMWQMGGAGPIFGQLGFFHRFAGKDYADKRPRDRYATESARLLGVLDERLATREWIIDEGYSIADISLLGWVRNLIGFYDAAEIVGFERFGHVQRWLDAGLARPGVQRGLVVTAA
- a CDS encoding polyprenyl synthetase family protein; protein product: MSAEIYRLHGDTPPSLDPMMALVAADMNEVNAVILDRMQSEVPLIPELAGHLIAGGGKRMRPMLTLACGKLLDYPGRRHCKLAAAVEFIHTATLLHDDVVDGSDLRRGRKTANLIWGNSASVLVGDFLFSRAFEVMVEDGSLKVLKILSRASAVIAEGEVNQLSAQRRIETSEDQYLAIINAKTAELFAAACKIAAVVAERDDATEAALDAYGRNLGIAFQLVDDAIDYVSDAETMGKGVGDDFRDGKVTLPVILAYARGTPEEREFWKLAIVGHRTSDEDLAHATSLLHKHDAIADTLARARHYGQRAVDAIGGFRASQAKSALTEAVAFAVARAY
- a CDS encoding HU family DNA-binding protein — protein: MNKQDLIAAVADSSGLTKGDASKAVEAVFDAITGSLKKGGEVRLVGFGTFAVSQRKASTGRNPRTGETMTIAASNQPKFKAGKALKDAVN